In Sphingobacterium zeae, one genomic interval encodes:
- a CDS encoding ABC transporter ATP-binding protein: MTISQLLKKIVPFAKPYRRLIFYTLLLTVVGSFAAQINAFILRYTVDRINDLMVAKEPLSKGMYIVGMISIILLAKEIIYAIVQFGQKFYGEKLRIYIARDFSQSIVNRILTYKLAFYTSSDNESGKLATRIDAGISSLTRLVQNFFIDILPLFANAIIALICMFYANIYVGLVGVAVIPLYLYIGQTQASKLTGFRRQMRKYRESKNNRIISLIDSILVIKSFVREPEEAKRHETIQYEMTENQMATRKTSFLYDSIKNFVEQIAVVIIIVLTSYLVLSGQITIGAIMFHIMLFNNVSAPIRQLHRIYDEVNDALIYSESFFDILESDEQIESRGDYRPAQIKGHLELRNVFFEYPNGTVALKDVSFEIKPNEITALVGLSGAGKSTIINLLDKFYEPAEGHIFLDGVDLAKYDTTYLRQQIGMVLQKNHIFKGTILENIEYGKIGSSKDEIIEAAKKAYIHQQIMELPKGYDSDAQSLSGGQQQRIAIARLFLKNPPIIFLDEPTANLDAIATEQIKNSLDAIKKDRTVIIVSHSISQIIDSNAIVVMEKGRVAEKGKHEDLYAHKGPYHAIFSAMANSLNLRKISKTLQANER, encoded by the coding sequence ATGACTATTTCCCAATTGCTTAAAAAAATTGTACCATTTGCCAAACCTTATCGGCGATTGATCTTTTACACCTTACTTTTGACTGTCGTGGGATCTTTTGCAGCGCAAATCAATGCTTTTATCTTACGCTATACCGTCGATCGAATTAACGATTTGATGGTCGCCAAAGAGCCTCTGTCCAAGGGGATGTATATCGTTGGAATGATCAGTATCATTCTGCTGGCTAAAGAGATTATCTACGCGATTGTTCAGTTTGGTCAGAAATTTTATGGTGAGAAACTTCGTATTTATATCGCAAGGGATTTTTCTCAATCTATTGTCAATCGGATCTTGACGTATAAATTAGCATTCTACACCTCTTCAGATAATGAAAGCGGCAAATTGGCCACTCGGATAGATGCGGGAATCAGTTCATTAACGCGGTTGGTACAGAATTTTTTCATTGATATCTTACCATTATTTGCAAATGCAATTATTGCGCTTATCTGTATGTTTTACGCGAACATATATGTAGGTTTGGTTGGGGTTGCTGTTATTCCCTTATACCTGTACATTGGGCAAACCCAGGCATCAAAACTGACCGGATTTAGACGGCAAATGCGGAAATATCGGGAATCCAAAAATAATCGAATTATTAGTTTGATCGATTCGATACTAGTGATCAAATCATTCGTTCGCGAACCGGAAGAGGCCAAGCGGCATGAGACGATCCAATACGAAATGACTGAAAATCAAATGGCCACTCGGAAAACTAGTTTTCTATATGATAGCATTAAGAATTTTGTCGAACAGATTGCAGTTGTTATTATTATTGTTTTAACATCGTATTTAGTGCTTTCGGGGCAGATCACCATTGGGGCAATCATGTTTCATATTATGTTGTTTAACAATGTTTCTGCGCCAATACGTCAGCTTCATCGTATTTATGACGAGGTCAATGATGCATTGATCTATTCGGAGTCTTTTTTTGACATCCTAGAGTCCGATGAGCAGATTGAATCCAGAGGTGACTATAGACCGGCGCAGATTAAAGGGCATTTGGAACTTAGGAATGTGTTTTTTGAGTATCCAAACGGTACCGTGGCTTTGAAAGATGTAAGTTTCGAAATCAAACCGAATGAAATTACAGCTTTGGTCGGTCTAAGTGGAGCCGGGAAGAGCACGATTATCAATTTATTGGATAAATTTTACGAACCTGCTGAAGGACATATTTTTTTAGATGGAGTGGATTTAGCAAAATATGATACCACCTATCTACGTCAACAAATCGGAATGGTATTGCAAAAAAATCACATTTTTAAGGGAACGATTTTGGAGAATATTGAATATGGAAAAATTGGGAGCTCAAAAGATGAAATTATAGAAGCCGCTAAGAAAGCCTATATTCATCAACAGATCATGGAGCTTCCAAAAGGTTATGATTCAGATGCGCAATCTTTATCAGGTGGTCAACAGCAACGTATAGCCATCGCACGGCTGTTCCTAAAAAATCCTCCAATTATCTTTTTGGACGAGCCAACGGCTAATTTAGATGCTATTGCTACCGAGCAAATCAAGAATAGCCTGGATGCCATAAAGAAGGATCGTACAGTAATCATTGTTTCTCATAGTATCTCTCAGATCATTGATTCCAATGCGATTGTTGTGATGGAAAAAGGTCGCGTGGCCGAAAAGGGCAAACACGAGGATCTTTATGCGCATAAAGGCCCGTATCACGCTATTTTTTCTGCGATGGCCAATAGTTTGAATCTGCGTAAAATAAGTAAGACATTGCAGGCTAACGAACGATAA
- a CDS encoding OsmC family protein, with protein sequence MKRKATAQWNGNLKEGKGSLTTDSKVLDQTQYSYSTRFENGVGTNPEELLAAAHAGCFTMQLSAYLSEEGFVPDELTTVSTIMMENGSVVRSELKLKAKVPSIDESTFQTIAQKAKENCPVSKAFTFEKTLNAELL encoded by the coding sequence ATGAAAAGAAAAGCAACAGCCCAATGGAATGGCAATCTTAAAGAAGGAAAAGGTAGTTTGACTACCGATAGTAAAGTGTTAGATCAAACACAGTATTCATATTCAACACGGTTTGAAAATGGTGTCGGAACAAATCCTGAAGAGTTATTGGCTGCAGCGCATGCAGGATGTTTTACGATGCAATTGAGCGCCTATCTTTCGGAAGAAGGTTTTGTTCCTGATGAGTTGACCACTGTATCGACCATTATGATGGAAAATGGGTCAGTTGTACGGTCTGAACTGAAGTTGAAAGCGAAAGTTCCTTCAATAGACGAATCTACTTTTCAAACAATAGCGCAGAAAGCTAAAGAAAACTGCCCCGTAAGTAAGGCATTTACGTTTGAAAAAACGTTAAATGCCGAGCTGTTATAA
- a CDS encoding tetratricopeptide repeat protein, translating to MNLKSLLLLAAMGTVCTSVSFAQTGNIKKAKTGLAKFQELKDAGTVQLGLPNLKSAKEAIDAAVVNEKTKDNAEAWTVYALVNANLSTIDKSAELAKLAEDGITKAKQLDTDGTNKANITVAEQILGQYNFNLGAEEYQAQKYADSYSSFTKALTYLPGDTLVTYYSGVAALSNKDYKNAIERYKELIPRKDFSSHKTIMVDLPKLYLSMQDTTSALEYAKKAAEAYPDDNAAMTQNIELNLITGHEKETIDAITAQLAKDPNNKSLNYYLGIAQSSAKNDEAAVAAYKKALEIDPNFFEANTNLAITLMNKTREKLNVVNNNRKLTQAQYDAELNKIKAELKPVLPYLEKAVSLQPKNVDALTNLKNYYIFMQDEAKTAEINAKIKEVE from the coding sequence ATGAATTTAAAATCTCTATTATTATTAGCCGCAATGGGTACTGTATGTACCTCAGTTTCCTTTGCGCAAACCGGTAATATAAAAAAGGCGAAAACTGGCCTGGCAAAATTTCAGGAATTGAAAGATGCTGGAACGGTGCAGTTGGGTTTGCCCAACTTGAAATCTGCAAAGGAAGCTATTGATGCTGCTGTAGTCAACGAAAAAACGAAAGATAACGCCGAGGCGTGGACAGTATATGCGTTAGTAAATGCTAATCTTTCGACAATTGATAAATCTGCTGAACTGGCTAAATTGGCTGAAGATGGAATTACTAAAGCAAAACAATTGGATACAGATGGTACTAATAAAGCTAATATTACGGTTGCAGAACAAATCTTAGGACAATATAACTTCAATTTAGGTGCAGAAGAATATCAAGCTCAAAAATATGCTGATTCGTATAGCTCTTTTACAAAAGCATTGACTTATCTTCCTGGCGATACGTTAGTAACTTACTACAGTGGAGTTGCGGCATTATCGAACAAAGATTATAAAAATGCAATTGAACGCTACAAAGAATTGATTCCAAGAAAAGATTTCTCTTCGCATAAGACAATTATGGTAGACTTACCTAAATTGTATCTCTCGATGCAAGATACGACATCTGCACTGGAATATGCAAAAAAAGCAGCTGAAGCTTATCCTGACGACAATGCAGCAATGACCCAAAATATTGAGCTGAATTTAATTACAGGTCATGAAAAGGAGACAATCGATGCCATTACGGCTCAATTAGCAAAAGATCCTAATAATAAAAGTTTAAATTATTACCTAGGTATCGCTCAATCTTCTGCAAAGAATGATGAGGCGGCGGTTGCAGCATATAAGAAGGCATTGGAAATCGATCCAAACTTTTTTGAGGCAAATACAAATTTGGCGATCACGTTGATGAATAAAACACGTGAAAAATTAAATGTTGTCAATAATAATAGGAAGTTAACACAGGCACAGTATGATGCTGAATTAAATAAGATTAAAGCCGAATTAAAGCCAGTGCTTCCTTATTTAGAAAAAGCAGTTTCTTTGCAGCCTAAAAATGTAGATGCATTAACAAATTTGAAAAACTATTATATCTTTATGCAGGATGAGGCTAAAACTGCCGAAATCAATGCTAAAATCAAGGAAGTAGAATAA
- a CDS encoding MFS transporter: protein MTVALREVNQKILGYVSLTFLGYFTIGLSLATLPIFIHQTLGFNTIIAGLVISIQYIATFLLRGYAGKIVDTKGPKVSVLRSMLFFAMSGILLLLVFLFKSQPFISLGLLLITRLLTGIGEGMVGASPINWALMELGDEHAAKAISFNGIASYGALAIGAPLGVLMVNHISYEALGVLTIVVGIFGYVYCRSKTPYRIVRKRTEKISFKRVLVLVAPFGICLALGGLGFGSISTFMTLYYEHFDWQNGASCLTVFGIFFILTRLVFNKVIDQYGGLKVALLSLFVESLGLLLIATVINPIWTLLGAALTGLGFSLVFPALGVEAIKRVDQSQQGSALAAYGLFIDISLGITGPLIGFVANNMGMGAIYPFSSIMVAIGFAVVGNLIYTKRKALI, encoded by the coding sequence ATGACAGTTGCTCTTCGGGAGGTCAATCAAAAGATTTTAGGCTACGTTTCTTTAACCTTTCTCGGTTATTTCACTATCGGCCTATCACTTGCTACCCTACCCATTTTTATTCACCAGACTTTGGGATTTAACACTATTATCGCCGGACTGGTCATTAGCATTCAATACATTGCTACTTTTTTACTTCGCGGTTATGCCGGAAAAATAGTCGATACGAAGGGACCGAAAGTTTCTGTTTTGCGCAGTATGCTATTTTTTGCCATGTCTGGTATCCTGCTTCTCCTTGTTTTCCTATTTAAATCACAGCCCTTTATCAGTTTAGGACTGTTGCTAATCACCAGATTATTAACTGGAATTGGAGAGGGTATGGTCGGTGCCAGTCCCATAAATTGGGCACTTATGGAACTTGGTGATGAGCATGCGGCTAAAGCGATCTCGTTCAATGGTATAGCGAGTTATGGCGCGTTGGCCATTGGCGCTCCCTTAGGTGTCCTGATGGTAAATCATATCAGTTACGAAGCGTTAGGCGTGCTAACAATTGTTGTTGGTATATTTGGCTATGTATATTGCCGCTCCAAAACGCCTTACCGGATTGTTCGAAAAAGGACGGAAAAAATCAGCTTCAAACGGGTATTAGTTTTAGTAGCGCCGTTTGGAATCTGTCTTGCTTTGGGTGGACTTGGTTTCGGAAGTATCTCGACTTTCATGACACTCTATTATGAGCATTTCGACTGGCAAAACGGAGCGTCATGTTTAACTGTATTTGGAATTTTCTTCATCTTGACCAGACTTGTATTCAATAAAGTTATTGATCAATATGGTGGTTTAAAAGTTGCACTCCTGAGTCTTTTTGTTGAATCATTAGGATTATTACTAATTGCTACAGTTATTAACCCCATTTGGACCTTATTGGGAGCAGCATTGACTGGTCTTGGTTTTTCACTCGTCTTTCCTGCGCTCGGTGTTGAAGCGATTAAAAGAGTCGACCAAAGCCAACAGGGTTCGGCTTTAGCAGCCTATGGTCTATTTATTGATATTTCTTTGGGAATTACAGGACCCCTGATCGGTTTTGTGGCAAACAATATGGGAATGGGCGCCATCTATCCTTTTAGTTCGATCATGGTAGCTATTGGTTTTGCGGTGGTTGGAAACCTCATCTATACGAAAAGAAAAGCACTTATTTAG
- the fabV gene encoding enoyl-ACP reductase FabV, with translation MIIQPRTRGFICLTSHPQGAAQNIKNQIEYVKSKGEIANGPKKVLVIGASTGFGIASRISAAFGSGAATIGVFFEKPAAEGKPGTAGWYNSAAFEKEAHEAGLYAKSINGDAFSDEVKKQTIELIKQDLGQVDLVVYSLASPRRTHPKTGVAHASVLKPIQEPFTNKTVDFHTGVISDITIQPVENGEDIANTVAVMGGEDWKFWIEDLKAAGVLAEGAKTVAYSYIGPELTYPIYRNGTIGRAKDDLEGTVPAINAILSDIHGVSYVSVNKALVTQSSSAIPVVPLYISLLYKVMKEKGIHEGTIEQMQRLFAERLYTADGKVSLDEKGRIRVDDLEMRPDVQAEVAALWEKATTENLAEISDIEGYRNEFFNLFGFNFDGIDYNADTNEVVGVPSIES, from the coding sequence ATGATTATACAACCAAGAACTAGAGGTTTTATTTGTTTAACCTCGCATCCACAAGGGGCTGCGCAAAACATTAAAAATCAAATTGAATACGTAAAATCCAAAGGTGAAATCGCGAATGGACCAAAAAAAGTATTGGTAATCGGCGCTTCAACTGGATTTGGTATTGCATCTCGGATTTCGGCAGCATTTGGTTCTGGAGCTGCTACAATCGGTGTATTTTTCGAAAAACCTGCAGCGGAAGGTAAACCAGGTACCGCCGGATGGTACAATTCTGCAGCTTTTGAGAAAGAGGCGCATGAGGCTGGATTATATGCCAAAAGCATTAATGGTGATGCTTTTTCTGATGAAGTGAAAAAGCAAACTATTGAACTTATTAAACAAGATTTAGGACAGGTTGATTTAGTGGTTTACAGTTTGGCTTCACCACGCCGTACTCACCCCAAAACTGGTGTCGCGCACGCTTCTGTTTTGAAACCGATACAAGAGCCATTTACCAATAAGACTGTAGATTTTCATACAGGCGTAATTTCAGATATTACTATCCAACCTGTCGAAAATGGAGAAGATATTGCCAATACAGTAGCAGTAATGGGAGGAGAGGACTGGAAGTTTTGGATTGAAGATCTTAAGGCTGCTGGCGTATTGGCTGAGGGCGCGAAAACCGTCGCCTACTCTTATATAGGACCTGAACTTACTTATCCGATTTATCGTAATGGTACTATTGGCCGTGCCAAAGACGATTTAGAAGGAACTGTGCCTGCAATTAACGCTATTTTGAGCGATATTCATGGTGTTTCTTATGTATCGGTTAACAAGGCCTTGGTTACGCAATCAAGTTCGGCTATTCCCGTTGTTCCTTTGTATATTTCTCTTTTGTATAAAGTGATGAAAGAAAAAGGTATCCACGAAGGCACCATTGAGCAAATGCAACGTTTATTCGCTGAGCGCCTATACACAGCTGACGGAAAAGTTTCCCTCGATGAAAAAGGCCGAATCCGTGTTGACGATTTGGAGATGCGTCCGGATGTCCAGGCAGAAGTTGCAGCATTATGGGAAAAAGCAACTACTGAAAATTTAGCAGAAATTTCAGATATTGAAGGCTATCGCAATGAGTTTTTCAATTTGTTCGGTTTCAATTTCGATGGTATCGATTACAACGCAGATACAAATGAAGTTGTTGGTGTGCCGAGCATTGAAAGCTAA
- a CDS encoding tetratricopeptide repeat protein, translating into MKNLLISFLISASSLTVVAQSNLKEGSNSFALYTKTGEFKNLENARKFADAAFQSKKDSASVNNNLLRALVYSSLAVADSTRKQQYKMDPIDISIKSLKLLDQKKARRNFPAEMDYVRQNLAGAISYQAGMALKDGKFDKAYKAYLRIDSLGFKNNDLKYNLAVLSGKNKDYMNSIKYYNELIKSEQPKPNYFLELAHIYSLGGTKQDVLNVLEKGHVAFPENKQILFRLIDVYSANHSYDAILNVIADAIRLEPENVELNYIAGYSYENANDIKKAKEYYNNVLRLDPNNYESNLALGLINLETLLKEPTNQDIQELTIEYLLKANEIKPYDVNALKALAKYYTLIDDASQLDRVNLLLNQLTVK; encoded by the coding sequence ATGAAAAACTTACTGATATCATTTTTAATATCTGCAAGTAGTTTAACTGTTGTTGCCCAATCCAATTTAAAAGAGGGCAGCAACAGTTTTGCTTTATATACCAAAACCGGCGAATTTAAAAATCTTGAAAACGCACGAAAATTTGCAGACGCGGCTTTTCAGTCAAAGAAAGATTCTGCTTCTGTCAACAATAATCTCTTAAGAGCTTTGGTGTATAGTTCCTTGGCAGTTGCAGACTCAACAAGGAAGCAGCAATATAAGATGGATCCTATTGATATATCCATTAAATCGCTTAAGCTTCTGGATCAAAAAAAAGCACGCCGAAATTTTCCTGCTGAAATGGATTATGTTCGTCAAAATCTCGCTGGAGCCATCTCCTATCAAGCGGGCATGGCTTTAAAGGATGGTAAATTTGATAAAGCTTATAAAGCATATCTTCGAATAGATTCTCTTGGATTCAAAAATAATGATCTTAAATATAATCTCGCCGTACTTTCGGGTAAGAATAAAGATTATATGAACTCGATCAAATATTATAATGAGCTTATTAAGAGTGAGCAACCTAAGCCCAATTACTTTCTTGAACTGGCCCATATTTATTCTCTCGGAGGTACTAAACAGGATGTTTTAAACGTTCTTGAAAAAGGACATGTTGCATTTCCTGAAAATAAGCAGATACTTTTTAGGTTGATTGATGTCTACTCGGCTAATCATTCTTATGATGCAATTCTGAACGTTATCGCTGATGCTATCCGTTTGGAGCCAGAAAATGTGGAATTGAACTATATCGCTGGCTATTCGTACGAAAATGCCAATGATATCAAAAAGGCGAAGGAATATTATAATAATGTATTGCGATTGGACCCGAATAATTACGAGTCTAATCTTGCCTTGGGGCTGATCAATCTGGAAACTTTATTAAAGGAACCTACAAATCAGGATATACAAGAATTAACTATTGAATACCTGTTGAAAGCGAATGAAATCAAACCTTATGATGTCAATGCGCTCAAAGCCTTGGCTAAATATTATACGCTCATTGACGATGCTTCGCAATTAGACAGGGTGAACTTATTATTGAATCAATTAACAGTTAAATAG
- a CDS encoding S1/P1 nuclease, with the protein MRKIIKCLLALTLCFQLSSVFAWGTIGHRVVAEIAERHLTKKAKKNIGKIIGQQKLAYWANWGDFIKSDPNPEFKKLGNSHFINLNSNLPWAEFQLGLEHSADENLYKTAIRIEQSFADKTIAMDQQKQNLYFLIHILGDAHQPMHVSRAEDQGGNKIEVSWFGKKSNIHRVWDSDLVDNEKYSYTEYATVLDVNSKERNEQLAAGELSNWLYESNQLAEKIYADVANNANLSYSYVYQNKDVMEQCMLKGGLRLAKVLNRIFG; encoded by the coding sequence ATGAGAAAAATTATTAAGTGTTTACTCGCGTTGACTTTGTGTTTTCAGCTTTCATCGGTATTTGCTTGGGGAACGATCGGACATCGTGTAGTCGCTGAAATTGCAGAACGTCATTTGACTAAAAAAGCGAAAAAGAATATCGGAAAAATTATTGGTCAGCAAAAGCTTGCTTATTGGGCCAATTGGGGTGACTTCATTAAGTCGGATCCTAATCCCGAATTTAAAAAATTGGGCAATTCACATTTTATCAATTTAAATTCCAATTTACCTTGGGCAGAGTTCCAGTTGGGGCTTGAACACTCTGCCGATGAAAATTTGTATAAGACTGCTATCCGTATCGAACAGTCTTTTGCTGATAAGACTATCGCTATGGATCAGCAGAAGCAAAATCTTTATTTTTTGATCCATATTTTGGGGGATGCGCATCAACCCATGCATGTAAGCCGTGCTGAAGATCAGGGGGGAAATAAGATTGAAGTAAGCTGGTTCGGAAAAAAATCGAATATCCACCGTGTATGGGACAGTGACTTAGTGGATAACGAAAAATATAGCTATACGGAGTACGCAACAGTGCTCGATGTAAATAGTAAAGAGCGAAACGAACAATTGGCTGCTGGAGAGCTTTCAAATTGGCTCTATGAATCCAACCAATTAGCAGAAAAAATTTATGCTGATGTAGCAAATAATGCCAATTTATCCTATTCGTATGTTTATCAAAATAAAGATGTGATGGAACAATGTATGTTGAAAGGTGGCTTACGCTTGGCTAAAGTCTTAAATCGGATCTTTGGTTAA
- a CDS encoding FKBP-type peptidyl-prolyl cis-trans isomerase — MNLINQVLVQKKKNKLNATELAERNIEAGKTFLEKHAQQEGVVVCPSGLHYRVLTTGGGQVPKKSAKVICHYKGELLDRTVFDSSYKRKRPETFYINELIVGWQEAISMMPVGSIWEVCLPPNLAYGKEELVPGKGGQCTLLFQIELIAILA, encoded by the coding sequence TTGAATTTAATCAATCAAGTTTTGGTTCAGAAAAAGAAAAACAAGTTAAATGCCACAGAACTGGCAGAGAGAAATATTGAGGCGGGAAAGACATTTTTAGAAAAGCATGCACAGCAAGAAGGTGTAGTTGTATGCCCTTCGGGCCTGCATTATAGGGTATTGACAACAGGCGGCGGGCAGGTACCCAAAAAGTCTGCAAAGGTTATTTGTCATTACAAGGGTGAACTTCTAGACCGCACTGTATTTGATAGTTCCTATAAGCGAAAGCGGCCCGAAACGTTTTACATCAATGAACTGATCGTGGGCTGGCAAGAAGCAATTTCAATGATGCCTGTAGGGTCTATTTGGGAGGTATGCCTTCCACCAAATTTGGCTTATGGAAAAGAGGAGTTGGTTCCTGGAAAAGGAGGGCAATGTACTTTATTATTTCAGATTGAGTTAATTGCCATTTTAGCTTAG
- a CDS encoding lipocalin family protein, whose protein sequence is MDKKKSLLLLATVALGTVAYNALKPVISRPDVVDPFDLDKYLGKWYEIARLDFRWETGLSQVSAEYSMNKNGTIRVNNQGYSEEKGRWKQSIGKAKLVNSPNEGALKVSFFGPFYSGYNVVKITSDYKYALIFGENLDYMWILGRDTVIPDKVRNEFLTYALQCGYKTGDLVWTKH, encoded by the coding sequence ATGGATAAGAAAAAATCACTCTTGCTTTTGGCCACAGTAGCACTAGGAACAGTCGCATACAATGCCCTGAAACCGGTCATTTCGCGGCCCGATGTTGTCGATCCATTCGATTTGGATAAATATCTTGGAAAGTGGTATGAAATAGCCCGGCTAGACTTTCGTTGGGAAACTGGCTTAAGTCAGGTTTCCGCCGAGTATAGTATGAATAAAAATGGTACGATCCGCGTAAACAATCAGGGATATTCCGAAGAGAAAGGACGATGGAAACAATCTATCGGAAAAGCTAAACTTGTCAACAGTCCGAATGAAGGAGCACTTAAGGTATCTTTCTTTGGCCCGTTTTATAGTGGCTATAATGTTGTGAAAATAACATCGGATTACAAATATGCGCTTATCTTTGGAGAAAATCTCGATTATATGTGGATTTTAGGCAGAGATACAGTTATTCCAGATAAAGTTAGAAATGAGTTTTTAACCTATGCTCTTCAATGTGGCTATAAGACTGGTGATCTTGTATGGACAAAACACTAA
- a CDS encoding DUF4268 domain-containing protein, giving the protein MYSREEIKQLKHSFWTKFGQFMALHLSSDGEKANWINYKTGVKHLYFKMDADKNEAKIAIQWSQPDAGIRALMAEQFLQFRVLLHDLLGEEWIWEMDGRDEYGKPICQIYTTMQGHSIFREVDWAELISFFKPRIIALDEFWSSAKYAFDLFK; this is encoded by the coding sequence GTGTATTCAAGGGAAGAGATAAAACAATTAAAACATTCGTTCTGGACAAAGTTTGGTCAGTTTATGGCATTACATTTATCTTCGGATGGCGAAAAAGCAAATTGGATTAACTACAAAACAGGCGTTAAGCATTTGTATTTTAAAATGGATGCTGATAAAAATGAAGCGAAAATCGCGATACAATGGTCGCAACCGGATGCGGGTATCAGAGCATTGATGGCTGAGCAGTTTCTTCAGTTTAGAGTTTTGCTGCATGATCTGCTCGGAGAGGAGTGGATTTGGGAGATGGATGGAAGAGATGAATATGGAAAGCCAATTTGTCAGATTTATACCACGATGCAAGGACATAGTATTTTTAGAGAAGTGGATTGGGCCGAACTTATTTCTTTTTTTAAGCCCCGAATAATTGCGCTGGATGAATTTTGGTCATCCGCAAAATATGCGTTCGATTTATTTAAATAA
- a CDS encoding DMT family transporter, whose protein sequence is MLFQFTLKKNKKTAILLGTLAALFFATTFVLNRIMAVSGGSWQWTASLRFIWMLPILFIIVAIRGNLSSLLKEIKSNVVQWLLWSTIGFGLFYATLTFGASYGPSWLVASTFEFTIIAGMFIGPLIEKRGHRKAISKASLLFSIIIFIGIVLMQIAEAQSTSLNTMLLGTIPVLVGAIAYPLGNRKMMKISGNRLDAFQRTLGMTICSMPFWIVLSLFGYLENGLPTDSQLLQTFLVALCSGVIATLLFFTATDLVHHDHKALAAVEATQAMEVIFTLIGEVLILHAALPNGYSSIGIVMVVMGMILHSRST, encoded by the coding sequence ATGCTTTTCCAATTTACGCTAAAAAAGAATAAAAAGACCGCCATCCTGCTAGGAACTTTAGCAGCGCTTTTCTTTGCCACTACTTTTGTTCTCAATCGCATTATGGCAGTGTCAGGCGGAAGCTGGCAATGGACGGCCTCCTTACGTTTTATTTGGATGTTACCCATACTGTTCATTATTGTCGCTATAAGAGGAAATCTCAGTAGCTTACTGAAAGAAATAAAATCAAATGTAGTACAATGGTTGCTGTGGAGTACAATTGGTTTCGGTTTGTTTTATGCAACCCTAACCTTTGGTGCAAGTTATGGCCCCTCCTGGCTTGTCGCGAGTACCTTTGAGTTTACTATCATTGCAGGTATGTTCATTGGTCCGTTAATCGAGAAAAGGGGGCACCGAAAAGCGATTTCAAAAGCTTCCCTCCTCTTTTCTATTATTATTTTTATCGGCATCGTCCTAATGCAAATTGCAGAGGCTCAATCTACTTCGCTAAATACCATGCTATTAGGAACAATTCCAGTATTAGTTGGCGCAATCGCTTACCCTTTAGGCAACCGTAAGATGATGAAAATATCAGGGAATAGACTAGATGCTTTTCAGCGCACGTTAGGGATGACAATCTGTAGCATGCCTTTTTGGATCGTGCTTAGTTTATTTGGCTATTTAGAAAATGGCTTACCAACAGATAGTCAGCTTTTACAAACCTTCCTAGTGGCGCTATGTTCGGGCGTGATAGCGACACTTTTATTTTTTACAGCGACCGATCTTGTTCATCACGACCATAAGGCACTTGCTGCCGTAGAAGCCACCCAGGCGATGGAAGTTATTTTTACTTTAATTGGCGAAGTCCTTATCTTACATGCAGCGCTTCCAAATGGCTATTCCTCTATTGGCATTGTTATGGTGGTTATGGGAATGATCCTACACAGCCGGTCAACCTGA